Proteins encoded together in one Marinobacter salsuginis window:
- a CDS encoding FAD-binding domain-containing protein codes for MTTVVWFKRDLRTRDHAPLVAAAALGEPVIPLYVIEDEYWQLPDTSGRQWAFIRDSLDDLDRQLRKAGSQLLVLRGSMIDALKQIQAHQPINRIFCHQETGGQWTYERDRSVIGWCSENHVEFREWNQFGVVRRLSDRDVWDKAWTDLMRQPVLEAPTVIPTSDTLKTLCAGNNDKAFEVPDECPDRQIGGSARGEKLLTSFLDRRCVGYQYNISSPNTAVRACSRLSPHIAYGTVSLREVYQEAKATGNHRNTLPRKKKSLTSFRSRLHWHCHFIQKLEDEPELEFRAMHREMEALKSGPNDSERLQRWQEGQTGWPLVDASMRALAHSGWINFRMRAMLMAIASYQLWLHWRDPALHLARLFTDFEPGIHYSQTQMQSGLTGINALRIYNPVLQSQKLDPEGEFIRRWIPELSGVPSEMIHTPWLMTPAQKERYGGNTYISPVCDHEQAARVARKAVGDFRKQHVSKAETDRVLVRHGSRKGPVQKRPGVPAKQQPDQLSLFD; via the coding sequence ATGACCACCGTGGTGTGGTTCAAGCGCGACCTTCGCACCCGTGATCATGCCCCGCTGGTGGCGGCAGCCGCCCTGGGAGAGCCGGTCATACCCTTGTACGTCATCGAAGATGAGTACTGGCAACTGCCGGACACCAGCGGCCGCCAATGGGCGTTTATCCGGGATTCTCTGGACGACCTGGACCGGCAGTTGCGCAAGGCCGGCAGTCAGCTGCTGGTGCTGCGAGGGTCGATGATTGATGCCCTCAAGCAGATTCAGGCCCACCAGCCAATTAACCGCATCTTCTGCCATCAGGAAACCGGCGGGCAGTGGACCTACGAGCGTGACAGGTCGGTGATTGGATGGTGCTCGGAGAACCATGTGGAGTTCCGGGAGTGGAACCAGTTTGGTGTGGTTCGTCGCCTGAGCGACCGGGATGTGTGGGACAAAGCCTGGACCGATCTGATGCGGCAACCCGTACTTGAGGCTCCGACTGTAATTCCGACATCGGATACGTTGAAGACCCTTTGCGCTGGCAACAATGACAAGGCTTTTGAAGTACCTGACGAGTGTCCGGACCGCCAGATAGGTGGTAGCGCGAGAGGCGAAAAGCTTCTGACCTCGTTCCTGGATCGCCGTTGCGTCGGCTACCAGTACAATATCTCCAGCCCGAACACCGCCGTAAGAGCCTGCTCGCGCCTGAGTCCGCACATCGCTTATGGCACTGTCAGCCTTCGGGAGGTGTATCAGGAGGCAAAGGCCACCGGCAATCACCGCAACACCCTGCCCCGGAAAAAGAAAAGCCTGACCAGCTTCCGCTCCCGGCTGCACTGGCACTGCCATTTTATCCAGAAACTGGAAGATGAGCCCGAACTGGAATTTCGGGCCATGCACCGGGAAATGGAGGCGCTCAAATCGGGGCCTAACGATTCCGAGCGCCTGCAGCGCTGGCAGGAAGGCCAGACCGGCTGGCCCCTCGTGGACGCCAGCATGCGGGCCCTGGCCCATTCGGGCTGGATCAATTTCCGGATGCGCGCCATGTTGATGGCAATCGCCAGCTATCAGCTCTGGCTGCACTGGCGGGACCCGGCCCTTCATCTGGCCCGCCTGTTTACCGATTTCGAGCCGGGCATTCACTACTCACAGACCCAGATGCAGTCTGGCCTCACCGGCATCAACGCCCTGCGCATCTACAATCCGGTGTTGCAGAGCCAGAAACTGGATCCAGAAGGCGAATTCATCCGGCGCTGGATCCCGGAGCTGTCGGGCGTGCCCAGTGAAATGATCCACACGCCCTGGCTGATGACTCCGGCCCAGAAAGAGCGTTATGGCGGCAATACCTACATCTCACCGGTGTGTGACCATGAGCAGGCGGCCCGGGTTGCCCGCAAGGCGGTTGGCGACTTTCGCAAGCAGCACGTCAGCAAGGCAGAAACAGACCGGGTGCTGGTCCGCCACGGCAGTCGCAAGGGACCTGTCCAGAAACGCCCCGGCGTGCCAGCGAAGCAGCAGCCCGATCAACTGTCACTGTTCGACTAG
- a CDS encoding heavy metal translocating P-type ATPase: MAEHQHAHHHDTAGHDHAEAGEHQVKDPVCGMNVDPHKAEHRSQHFGKTWYFCSSRCQSKFEADPQQYLGQKDKPQEPVAPGTMYTCPMHPEIRQQGPGDCPICGMALEPEQVSLDDGPSEELRDMTRRFWIGLVLTLPVLVLEMGGHLTGLDHIIAPQMSNWIQLVLATPVVLWCGWPFFVRGWKSVVSRNLNMFTLIAIGTGVALIYSLVATLVPQIFPGAFRQEDGSVAVYFEAAAVIVVLVLLGQVLELRAREKTSGAIKALLDLAPATARKLDDDGGESDVSLDQVKVGDRLRVRPGDKVPLDGEVLEGSSNVDESMVTGEPLAVSKKSGDQVIGGSINQQGSFIMRADKVGRDTMLSQIVQMVASAQRSRAPIQGLADKVAAYFVPAVIVIAIIAFIAWSVFGPTPPMAFGLIAAVSVLIIACPCALGLATPMSIMVGVGRGAQSGVLIRDAEALERMEKVDTVVVDKTGTLTEGKPQVTRLVAANGFSDNDLMRYAGGLEKGSEHPLAHAILDKAKSMDLELPDAEDFDSPNGKGVTGRIDGKRVLLGNRLLMESENVDTGKYDGEADQLRKDGATVIFTAVDGDVAGLLAIADPVKETTEAAISALQKDGIRVVMLTGDNRTSAEAVARKLHIDEVEAEVLPEDKGKIVQRLKDEGRVVVMAGDGVNDAPALATADVGVAMGTGTDVAIESAGITLLRGDLMGIVEARQLSLATMRNIQQNLFFAFVYNSAGVPIAAGVLYPFFGILLSPIFAAAAMSLSSVSVIINALRLRVIKLEPKQ, from the coding sequence ATGGCTGAGCACCAACACGCCCACCACCATGATACCGCCGGTCACGATCACGCTGAGGCAGGGGAACATCAGGTCAAAGATCCGGTTTGTGGCATGAATGTGGATCCGCATAAGGCGGAACATCGAAGTCAGCACTTTGGAAAAACCTGGTATTTCTGCTCGTCCCGCTGTCAATCAAAGTTCGAGGCGGATCCTCAGCAATATCTCGGCCAGAAGGACAAGCCGCAAGAGCCGGTAGCGCCGGGCACCATGTATACCTGCCCCATGCATCCGGAGATCCGTCAGCAAGGGCCGGGGGACTGCCCCATCTGTGGAATGGCCTTGGAGCCCGAGCAGGTGAGCCTGGATGACGGGCCGTCGGAAGAACTCAGGGATATGACCCGCCGGTTCTGGATTGGCCTGGTGCTCACATTGCCGGTCCTGGTGCTGGAAATGGGCGGACACCTGACCGGGCTTGATCACATTATTGCTCCTCAGATGTCTAACTGGATTCAGTTGGTGCTGGCGACGCCGGTGGTGCTCTGGTGCGGCTGGCCCTTCTTCGTCCGGGGCTGGAAATCCGTGGTTAGCCGTAACCTGAACATGTTTACTCTTATCGCCATTGGTACTGGCGTGGCGCTGATATACAGCCTGGTGGCCACGTTAGTGCCACAGATATTCCCGGGTGCCTTTCGGCAGGAAGACGGCTCGGTGGCGGTGTATTTCGAGGCGGCGGCCGTCATCGTCGTGCTGGTATTGCTTGGTCAGGTGCTGGAACTGCGGGCCAGGGAGAAAACCTCCGGCGCCATCAAGGCTTTGTTGGATTTGGCGCCTGCCACAGCCAGGAAGTTGGATGACGATGGCGGCGAATCCGATGTGTCGCTGGATCAGGTCAAGGTTGGTGACCGTCTGCGGGTGCGCCCAGGTGACAAGGTGCCGTTGGACGGTGAAGTGCTCGAAGGCAGTTCCAACGTGGATGAGTCCATGGTGACCGGTGAGCCGTTGGCCGTCAGCAAGAAATCCGGCGACCAGGTGATCGGCGGCAGTATTAACCAGCAGGGCAGTTTCATCATGCGTGCCGACAAGGTTGGCCGCGATACCATGCTGTCGCAGATCGTTCAGATGGTGGCCAGCGCGCAACGCAGCCGGGCGCCGATTCAGGGGCTCGCAGACAAGGTTGCCGCTTACTTTGTACCGGCAGTCATCGTGATTGCGATCATCGCCTTTATCGCATGGTCTGTTTTTGGGCCCACGCCGCCTATGGCCTTCGGCTTGATTGCTGCCGTTAGCGTTCTGATCATTGCCTGTCCCTGCGCACTGGGCCTGGCAACACCCATGTCAATCATGGTTGGCGTTGGGCGCGGTGCCCAGAGTGGAGTACTGATACGGGATGCCGAAGCGCTGGAGCGCATGGAAAAGGTAGACACCGTGGTGGTGGATAAAACCGGCACGCTGACAGAAGGCAAGCCGCAAGTCACCCGACTTGTCGCGGCAAACGGGTTCAGTGACAACGATCTGATGCGCTATGCCGGCGGTCTGGAAAAGGGCAGCGAGCATCCATTGGCCCACGCCATTCTCGATAAAGCCAAGAGCATGGATCTGGAGCTCCCGGATGCAGAGGACTTTGATTCGCCTAACGGAAAAGGGGTCACCGGTCGAATCGATGGCAAGCGGGTACTCCTCGGCAATCGACTCCTGATGGAGTCCGAGAATGTCGACACCGGAAAATATGACGGCGAAGCCGACCAGCTCCGGAAAGACGGCGCTACTGTGATTTTTACCGCCGTCGACGGCGACGTTGCAGGCTTGCTGGCGATCGCCGATCCGGTGAAGGAAACCACTGAAGCCGCCATTTCCGCCCTGCAGAAAGACGGGATTCGCGTCGTCATGCTGACCGGCGATAACCGTACGTCAGCCGAGGCTGTTGCCCGCAAGCTGCATATCGACGAAGTGGAAGCGGAAGTGCTGCCGGAAGACAAGGGCAAGATTGTTCAACGGCTGAAGGACGAAGGTCGGGTTGTCGTGATGGCGGGCGACGGCGTGAACGACGCGCCTGCACTGGCCACGGCGGATGTGGGTGTCGCTATGGGCACTGGCACCGATGTAGCAATTGAGAGTGCTGGTATTACTCTGCTGCGCGGCGACCTGATGGGCATTGTTGAGGCGCGTCAGTTGTCGCTGGCAACCATGCGTAACATCCAGCAGAACCTGTTCTTTGCGTTTGTCTACAATTCTGCAGGCGTGCCTATTGCAGCGGGTGTTCTGTATCCATTTTTCGGCATACTGCTGTCGCCGATTTTTGCTGCCGCAGCAATGTCGCTTTCTTCGGTGAGCGTGATCATAAATGCTCTTCGCCTTCGGGTTATCAAACTTGAACCAAAGCAATAG
- a CDS encoding copper resistance protein B, which produces MSRVQFLTLGLLSSLVVSTPVTAQTMIQDTTARKQPLATWGVQFEELEYRYSDSDEELGVWKSDVFYGTDEFKFRWLGKGEYAIQEQAYEGLENQLVAQTPISKFFDAKAGVRFDTPEGPDRTYAVLGVTGLAPQWFEVDASLYVSDEGDTSAEVDAEYELLLTNHWILSAALDATVAFSEDREIGLGKGLSSTEAGLRLSYDLIDRAVSPYIGVVHERKYGDTADLAEAEGGSTEDWFAVVGARIAF; this is translated from the coding sequence ATGAGCCGTGTGCAATTCCTGACTCTGGGGCTCTTGAGCTCGTTGGTAGTGTCAACGCCGGTGACGGCCCAGACCATGATCCAGGACACCACTGCCCGCAAGCAGCCCCTGGCGACCTGGGGTGTTCAATTCGAGGAGCTGGAGTACCGTTACAGCGATTCGGATGAGGAGCTTGGTGTCTGGAAATCTGACGTGTTCTATGGCACCGACGAGTTCAAGTTCCGTTGGTTGGGCAAGGGAGAGTATGCCATTCAGGAGCAGGCCTACGAGGGCCTCGAAAACCAGCTGGTTGCGCAGACGCCCATCTCCAAGTTTTTCGATGCCAAGGCGGGCGTTCGGTTCGATACGCCGGAAGGACCCGATCGAACCTATGCGGTTCTTGGGGTAACCGGCCTGGCGCCCCAGTGGTTCGAAGTGGACGCAAGCCTGTACGTCAGTGATGAGGGCGACACATCGGCGGAGGTAGATGCCGAATACGAGTTGTTGCTCACCAACCATTGGATTCTCTCCGCTGCTCTGGATGCAACGGTGGCATTCAGTGAGGATCGGGAGATTGGCCTGGGTAAGGGGCTTAGCTCAACAGAGGCCGGCCTCAGGTTGAGCTATGACCTGATCGACCGGGCCGTGTCTCCCTACATTGGTGTGGTGCACGAACGCAAATACGGCGACACCGCCGACCTGGCTGAGGCCGAGGGCGGCAGTACCGAAGACTGGTTTGCCGTTGTTGGTGCGCGAATCGCATTCTGA
- a CDS encoding copper resistance system multicopper oxidase: MKKSFLAGLAALLMPAFGLAGEYNLTVDRVQIDTGDFVKEGIGYNGESPGPVLRFKQGEEVTINVTNNLDEMTSIHWHGLILPYQQDGVPGISFPGIKPGETFTYRFPIQQAGTYWFHSHSGFQEPDGAYGAIVIEPEGREPFRYDREYVVQLTDKHPHSGDRIMRNLKMMPDYYNRQQQTVGEFFSDAAEHGFMNTLKDRMAWGDMRMMKADVEDLQGFTALINGKGPDQNWTGIFEPGERIRLRFINSSAMTYFDIRIPGLNMTVVQADGNNVQPVNVDEFRIGVAETYDVIVRPRDEQAYTIFAESMGRSGYARATLAPEEGMEGVVPELREPARLTMADMAGMHGMDHGSMDMSGSGDMAGMDHSAMGSMNESEMSGMDHSNMAGMDHSGMMMSSKGASDPFYAEGSGIVPVAANGGKFLSYADLRAQNPLYEDREPTREIELKLTGNMERYTWSINGVKYEDADPIRLQYGERVRFKFVNETMMTHPMHLHGMWSILDVGADQWNPIKHTISVQPGTTVYMETEVDEPGQWAFHCHLSYHAAAGMFRKVIVEGGPDTTQAKTDAVADNGGEA; this comes from the coding sequence ATGAAGAAATCCTTTCTGGCAGGCCTTGCGGCCTTGCTGATGCCGGCGTTTGGCCTGGCTGGTGAATACAACCTGACAGTGGACCGGGTCCAGATTGATACCGGCGATTTTGTCAAAGAGGGCATTGGCTATAACGGCGAATCCCCGGGACCCGTTCTGCGCTTCAAGCAGGGCGAAGAGGTGACCATCAATGTCACCAACAATCTTGATGAAATGACCTCCATCCATTGGCACGGGCTTATCCTGCCCTATCAACAGGATGGCGTGCCCGGCATCAGTTTCCCGGGTATCAAGCCGGGTGAAACCTTTACCTACCGGTTCCCCATCCAACAGGCAGGCACCTACTGGTTTCACAGCCACTCCGGTTTTCAGGAACCGGATGGTGCCTACGGTGCCATTGTTATCGAACCGGAAGGCCGCGAGCCGTTCCGTTATGACCGCGAATATGTGGTTCAGCTGACTGACAAACACCCGCACTCCGGGGATCGCATCATGCGCAACCTGAAGATGATGCCGGACTACTACAACCGCCAGCAGCAGACCGTTGGCGAGTTCTTCTCCGATGCCGCCGAGCATGGCTTCATGAATACCCTGAAGGATCGGATGGCCTGGGGCGATATGCGGATGATGAAGGCGGATGTCGAGGACCTGCAGGGGTTTACCGCGTTGATCAACGGCAAGGGTCCTGACCAGAACTGGACGGGCATTTTTGAACCAGGCGAGAGAATCCGGTTGCGCTTTATCAACTCGTCGGCAATGACCTACTTCGATATTCGTATCCCGGGTCTGAACATGACGGTGGTTCAGGCTGACGGTAACAATGTCCAACCCGTAAATGTGGACGAGTTCCGCATCGGCGTGGCTGAGACCTATGACGTCATCGTTCGTCCCCGCGATGAGCAGGCGTACACCATCTTTGCTGAATCCATGGGGCGTTCGGGTTATGCAAGGGCAACGCTGGCACCAGAAGAAGGCATGGAAGGTGTGGTCCCCGAATTGCGCGAGCCGGCTCGGCTGACCATGGCCGATATGGCCGGCATGCACGGTATGGATCACGGAAGCATGGATATGAGCGGTTCCGGTGATATGGCAGGTATGGACCATTCTGCCATGGGAAGTATGAATGAGTCTGAGATGTCGGGGATGGATCATTCAAACATGGCGGGCATGGATCACAGCGGCATGATGATGTCCAGCAAAGGTGCCAGCGATCCTTTCTACGCCGAAGGCAGTGGGATTGTCCCCGTCGCCGCCAATGGCGGAAAGTTTCTGTCCTACGCCGATCTCAGGGCACAGAACCCCCTTTATGAGGACCGTGAACCCACCCGCGAGATCGAGCTGAAGCTCACCGGCAACATGGAGCGTTACACCTGGAGCATCAACGGCGTGAAATACGAGGACGCTGACCCGATCCGCCTGCAATATGGCGAACGTGTCCGCTTTAAGTTTGTGAACGAAACCATGATGACGCATCCCATGCACCTGCATGGCATGTGGTCCATTCTGGATGTCGGCGCCGATCAGTGGAACCCCATCAAGCACACCATCAGTGTTCAGCCTGGCACCACTGTCTATATGGAAACCGAGGTGGACGAGCCGGGACAGTGGGCCTTCCATTGCCATCTTTCCTACCACGCCGCCGCGGGTATGTTCCGCAAGGTGATTGTTGAGGGTGGTCCCGACACGACTCAGGCGAAAACTGACGCTGTTGCCGACAATGGAGGTGAAGCATGA
- a CDS encoding cupredoxin domain-containing protein — protein MNASAFLVAATAMTISATAFAAGAHSGGHGGGSGEPGKASEVSRTINVEMHDNYYEPESIEVTPGETVRFVIENKGNLVHEFNIGTPDMHEAHQEEMMMMVEHGVIQGGTLNHDMMEMDMGDGHSMKHDDPNSVLLEPGESKEIVWKFSEEGNIEFACNVPGHYQAGMYGDVNFN, from the coding sequence ATGAACGCATCCGCATTTCTGGTTGCCGCCACAGCCATGACCATTTCAGCAACGGCTTTTGCCGCCGGCGCCCACAGCGGTGGCCACGGGGGAGGAAGCGGAGAGCCGGGCAAGGCCTCCGAGGTCAGCCGAACGATCAACGTTGAGATGCACGACAACTATTACGAGCCCGAGTCCATCGAGGTTACTCCCGGTGAAACGGTTCGTTTTGTTATTGAAAACAAAGGCAACCTTGTTCACGAGTTCAACATTGGCACGCCCGATATGCATGAGGCCCATCAGGAAGAAATGATGATGATGGTTGAACATGGCGTGATCCAGGGCGGAACTCTCAATCACGACATGATGGAAATGGACATGGGTGACGGCCACTCCATGAAGCACGATGATCCCAACAGCGTTCTTCTCGAGCCGGGCGAAAGCAAAGAGATCGTCTGGAAATTCTCCGAGGAGGGCAATATCGAGTTTGCCTGCAACGTGCCCGGGCATTATCAGGCCGGCATGTACGGAGATGTGAATTTCAACTGA
- a CDS encoding response regulator transcription factor codes for MRLLLVEDDRLLADGLASQLEKAGFSVDSTFTAKEALVLAEQEDYRAVVLDLGLPDGNGLDVLRKWRMNRASFPVLILTARGDWQDKVNGLKAGADDYLAKPFQTEELIARLNAIIRRSEGRVHSLVKAGNLELDENRQSLKLADGTEHSLTGTEFRLLRCLMSRPGHVFSKEQLMEQLYNLNDNPSENVIEAYIRRLRKLVGTDTISTRRGQGYLFNDLV; via the coding sequence ATGCGTTTACTGCTCGTCGAAGATGACCGACTGCTGGCCGACGGTCTGGCCAGCCAACTTGAAAAGGCGGGTTTCAGTGTGGATTCAACGTTTACTGCCAAAGAAGCCTTGGTGCTGGCAGAGCAGGAGGATTATCGGGCCGTTGTCCTGGATCTGGGCCTGCCTGACGGCAACGGGCTGGACGTTCTGCGCAAGTGGCGAATGAACAGGGCCAGCTTCCCTGTCCTGATTCTGACTGCCCGAGGCGACTGGCAGGACAAGGTCAACGGACTAAAAGCCGGCGCCGATGACTACCTGGCCAAACCCTTCCAGACCGAAGAGCTGATTGCACGACTGAACGCCATCATTCGCCGGAGCGAAGGTCGGGTGCACTCTCTGGTGAAGGCCGGCAATCTCGAGCTGGATGAGAATCGCCAGAGCCTGAAACTGGCCGATGGCACAGAACACAGTCTCACCGGAACCGAGTTCCGCTTGTTGCGGTGCCTGATGAGCCGGCCCGGGCACGTGTTCTCGAAAGAGCAACTTATGGAACAGCTCTACAACCTGAACGACAACCCCAGCGAGAACGTTATTGAAGCCTACATTCGCAGGCTCCGGAAACTGGTAGGCACGGACACCATCTCAACACGGCGTGGCCAGGGGTACCTGTTCAATGACCTGGTTTAA
- a CDS encoding sensor histidine kinase produces the protein MTWFKKPASVKGTLLALLLPAGILLMALAWLVHGLLLDRMSRQFVETRLKDEVAFLEHQIRDSSGRLDTLQTGDYFQEVFHHAFAIHSDTRTIISPETWAPLLMPLVESSQEGTLRVSGAQIEEAPSDILAYRKSFRVNDQPIVVIVSEDLGALSRSQAELHAWTAVVSLLLILLLVGALWLGINLSMRPVVSLKAALRRLQDGEISRIDVKAPEEFQPLVLQLNQLLDSLDQRLERSRDALANLSHSVKTPIAAVRQILEDTDRPLANDLRQQMAGRLDDIDRQLEAEMRRSRFAGPQVGKSAYPLKQARDLLWMLGRLYPSKSFEMSTVLTEERRWPIEEHDLNEVLGNLLDNAGKWSTRFVELGLYEDRQEFTITVEDDGPGIPPDALDTLGTRGLRLDEQTPGHGLGLAIVREITERYGGTLNFSADSIGGLKATVHFPGTTGGTPQ, from the coding sequence ATGACCTGGTTTAAAAAACCGGCATCCGTCAAGGGAACCCTGCTGGCACTGCTGCTGCCGGCCGGCATTCTTCTGATGGCTCTCGCATGGTTGGTGCACGGGCTGCTGCTTGACCGCATGTCCCGCCAATTCGTTGAAACCCGCCTGAAAGACGAAGTCGCTTTTCTCGAACATCAGATTCGCGATTCCAGTGGTCGGCTGGACACTTTACAGACCGGTGATTATTTCCAGGAAGTTTTTCACCACGCATTTGCGATCCATTCCGATACCCGAACCATTATCTCCCCGGAAACCTGGGCCCCACTTTTAATGCCGCTTGTAGAGTCCAGTCAGGAGGGTACGCTGCGGGTCAGTGGCGCCCAGATTGAGGAGGCGCCCTCGGATATCCTTGCTTACCGGAAGTCCTTTCGCGTGAACGACCAGCCCATCGTGGTGATCGTTTCTGAAGACCTTGGTGCCTTGAGCCGCAGCCAGGCCGAGCTTCATGCATGGACAGCCGTTGTTTCCCTGCTCCTGATCCTGCTGCTGGTTGGCGCACTCTGGCTGGGCATCAACCTGTCCATGCGGCCCGTCGTGAGCCTCAAGGCGGCGTTGAGGCGGCTGCAGGATGGCGAGATATCACGGATTGATGTGAAAGCGCCCGAGGAGTTCCAGCCCCTGGTACTGCAGCTAAACCAATTGCTCGACTCATTGGATCAGCGGCTGGAGCGCTCCCGGGACGCACTGGCCAACCTATCCCACAGCGTAAAAACGCCCATCGCTGCCGTTCGCCAGATTCTGGAAGATACGGACCGACCTCTGGCCAACGATCTCAGACAACAGATGGCGGGTCGGCTCGACGATATCGACAGACAACTGGAAGCAGAAATGCGACGCAGCCGCTTCGCCGGTCCACAGGTGGGCAAAAGCGCCTATCCCCTGAAGCAGGCCCGGGACCTTCTGTGGATGCTCGGCCGGCTTTACCCCTCAAAATCCTTCGAAATGTCGACCGTCCTGACGGAAGAAAGACGCTGGCCCATTGAGGAACACGACCTGAACGAGGTGCTGGGCAACCTTCTGGACAACGCCGGGAAGTGGTCCACCAGATTCGTGGAGCTTGGCCTGTACGAGGACCGGCAGGAATTTACCATCACCGTCGAAGACGACGGCCCCGGAATTCCTCCGGACGCGCTGGACACCCTGGGCACCCGCGGTCTGCGTCTGGACGAACAAACGCCGGGGCACGGACTGGGGCTTGCCATCGTGCGGGAGATTACAGAGCGCTATGGTGGTACCCTGAATTTCAGCGCCGACTCGATCGGAGGCCTCAAGGCCACGGTGCATTTTCCGGGTACAACCGGGGGGACCCCTCAGTGA
- the cadR gene encoding Cd(II)/Pb(II)-responsive transcriptional regulator, with product MKIGELAKTTAIPVETIRYYEKIGLLPEPDRDSSGYRSYRNAHLDRLLFIKRCRNLDMAQDEIRELIGLAEQPEADCSDVDALLARHLTHVRERLRELASLEETLVRLQKACTDGRTVRECGILGELNSELGALEPEDRHNHVPGTHGPGQK from the coding sequence GTGAAAATTGGCGAACTCGCAAAGACAACAGCCATTCCTGTTGAGACCATCCGCTACTACGAAAAGATCGGCCTGCTGCCGGAACCGGACAGGGACAGCAGCGGCTACCGCTCCTACCGCAATGCCCACCTGGACCGCCTCCTCTTTATCAAACGCTGTCGCAATCTCGATATGGCGCAGGACGAGATTCGTGAGCTGATCGGGTTGGCCGAGCAACCGGAGGCAGACTGCAGCGATGTAGACGCCCTGCTTGCGCGCCATTTGACTCACGTGCGTGAACGCTTGAGAGAACTGGCGAGCCTTGAAGAGACCCTCGTGCGGCTTCAGAAGGCCTGTACGGATGGCAGAACAGTCCGGGAGTGCGGCATTCTTGGAGAACTGAATTCCGAACTCGGTGCATTGGAGCCAGAAGATCGCCACAACCACGTGCCCGGCACCCATGGCCCCGGCCAAAAATGA
- a CDS encoding cation transporter yields the protein MACSCSAPEPKSPAPGFRKALWIALWVNLAMFAVEGMASLSSGSVSLMADAIDFFGDSANYILSLTVLSMGMLWRGRAAMVKGITMAVFGLVVWARAVWVVQAGITPEPLTMGAVGLLALAANVSVAAILFKFREGDSDMRSVWLCSRNDAISNIAVMVAALGVFGTGTAWPDLVVAAIMGTLAITAGISVVRHARSDIAEAKACSVEPAAAGSSNR from the coding sequence ATGGCGTGCAGTTGTTCTGCCCCAGAACCCAAATCCCCGGCCCCGGGCTTTCGCAAAGCGTTATGGATTGCCTTGTGGGTGAACCTGGCCATGTTCGCCGTGGAGGGCATGGCCAGTCTTTCCTCGGGCTCTGTTTCGCTAATGGCGGATGCCATCGATTTCTTTGGAGACAGCGCCAACTATATTCTTTCCCTCACCGTACTGTCCATGGGTATGCTCTGGCGCGGACGAGCAGCCATGGTGAAGGGGATTACCATGGCCGTGTTCGGCCTTGTGGTCTGGGCCAGGGCAGTCTGGGTGGTGCAGGCTGGCATAACGCCAGAGCCGTTGACCATGGGGGCGGTAGGTCTGCTGGCACTTGCCGCAAACGTGAGCGTGGCAGCAATACTGTTCAAATTCCGTGAAGGCGACTCCGACATGCGCTCGGTCTGGCTGTGCAGCCGGAACGATGCCATCAGCAACATCGCCGTTATGGTAGCCGCCCTGGGTGTGTTCGGTACCGGAACCGCCTGGCCCGACCTGGTCGTTGCCGCGATCATGGGTACGCTGGCGATAACAGCCGGCATCAGTGTGGTGCGCCACGCCCGTAGCGACATCGCGGAAGCCAAGGCCTGCTCTGTTGAGCCGGCAGCGGCAGGCTCTAGCAACCGTTAG